Within Osmia lignaria lignaria isolate PbOS001 chromosome 11, iyOsmLign1, whole genome shotgun sequence, the genomic segment GTGTTATTTTTAGCCATGTTACTATGCTTGCAGGGATTTCAAGTATTTTTGGTTTGTACATTGCaatgtttttgaaaaatattctatttttatcatttttataagactatattataattcataaaatttcaatattcccaATTCAGAAAACAATAatacgtaatttttttttttcttaactgAAGAagcttattaaaaaattcagttTACCACACAGAGGTAGTTTTAGTCTTCAAGTGTCATTTGATTAACATGATTCCAGCTAAATTCACCACCAGCAAGACGCGTAAGTTTGATACTAGGCATGCTGGCCATTTGTTCTCAACTTTTAATGTCCACGTTCTGTTCGGATGGTTTGATACGTGAAAGTGTGAACGTTGGCCAAGCAGCGTTTTCAGGACCCTGGCACATATTCTCCATGAATAAAGTTGGCAAAGCTTTGCGACACGATGTGCTAATGATTATCATAAGATCCAAAAAATCCTGCTGTTTAACCGCTGGTGGATTCTTCCCCGTCTGTTTGGAAACTTGTACAGCGGTAAATACACAATTATCGAAGAGCACTACATATTAACAAAATTCAACGTTTTGCGTTTCAGGTTCTCAGCACAGCGATGTCCTATTTCACACTTCTAAGACACTCAGCTCCTGATTTAGTGAATGCGTAATGAAACTTGCGGTGTACATATACAGTTGTGTAAATaagatgatttatttatttaatttcaagacATTTTTATAATTGAGCCACCCACTTGTGGATTCTATTAACTCCAAAAATGAAGAATAGAGAAATTGATAAAGTATAAAAAGTTAAGCAGCAATTAAGTGCTTTCATACTAAAATTCTcgaaaattacaaaaatgaaattaatcacTTTGCCTTGCGAACAGCACTATTGTCTTTCTCCTTTTGGACATGTTGCTCGACatgttgaaatttgaaaaatgcttGTATTGACCGAAAGCAACTTTTCCTACTCACCTTTCTTATATTTCAAATGGAAAGAGTTATTACCAAGTGACAGGCTTGATTGTATCACAGTTGATCTACTGTCAGCTAGCTGCCAAGTTATTCCAGGTATCGTCGCAGTTACCGAACAATCATCACTCCCCCTCTATCGTTCATAATTCATCGACGCACTACTTCTTTTCTCACGTGCAATCATGTTCCTGTTCCTTTTCCTTTGAAAAAGGAAGATGGAAAAAGGCTTGAAGAGACAACCGTCAGTTTTGCAACATTTAATTAGTACGGATGATAAATCGTCGTAAGGTTCTTGCACCGTTTGGAAATCGTGAGTTGCACGTGGTTCGCGATGCAGCTCAAAGACGACAAAGATATCTCCATTTCCGCCACGTTTTGTTATATGAAGTTCGTGGGATTTTGGTTGACCACCAATCAATACGAAGAACGTTTGAGGAAGTTTGCGTTGATCTATACCGTAATTGCATTATTATTCGCTGTGGTGGTAGAGACGAGGGATATGTATTACACCTTGGGAAACTTTAGTGTAAGTGTacgaagaattaaaatttacttgTCTCATTAGAGTTTGAGAATTGAATTTG encodes:
- the LOC143305859 gene encoding odorant receptor 10-like; this encodes MLAICSQLLMSTFCSDGLIRESVNVGQAAFSGPWHIFSMNKVGKALRHDVLMIIIRSKKSCCLTAGGFFPVCLETCTAVLSTAMSYFTLLRHSAPDLVNA